A region of Pontiella agarivorans DNA encodes the following proteins:
- a CDS encoding sodium:solute symporter family protein — MHVVDWMIVAAFLGVNIAIGIYFSRRGGKNVDSFFVSGRSLKWYVAGASMIATNFASDTPLWVGTCVRESGLHAVWRYWSPFIGCALGVALFSRLWRRTRVVTDNEMLELRYSGKGAQLLRGITAGAGALLLCPMIIGWVCKAMITIAQEALGVSGQTFSILGMEMPAEMAVTIVVMACAIVVSTSGGMMGAAYSDFLQFLLATLGTFLLAWLAIKEVGGLSSMVEQLQANESWLGREMNIGPQISTTITSEGQPGMMSIWNAIGFFGILWWGNALSGGHQAQRLLSCKNTKHASNALLMFAIIYFAVICWPWIAVALSSLIVFPDMGEAGHDAAYPRMMLHILPIGLRGIMMGTMIAAFTSTVQTMFNWGSSYIVNDIYRRFAVREASDKHYVRVSRIVTVSVGILGGLIAFKADNILQLLDIFFVVGVCSTLVAVLRWLWWRMTVEGEVAAFVLNYVLGILMLFGHRILGLEKPLFDRPMGWLFHLPEGISFTQSADMLGARMLVVMFISTVAAIIVSLRTKPTDPELLTAFVQRTRIHRFGWAPVIDRIDGYKPAQTLPQVLTDWVLIMATICSLLFTFANILRYRLPAAAGALLLFGALLFWVVRRTRNELDEDDA; from the coding sequence ATGCATGTAGTGGACTGGATGATCGTCGCCGCGTTTCTCGGTGTTAACATTGCCATCGGAATTTATTTCAGCCGGCGCGGCGGAAAAAATGTGGATTCCTTTTTTGTCTCGGGCCGATCGCTGAAGTGGTATGTCGCCGGCGCCTCGATGATTGCCACCAATTTTGCCTCTGATACCCCGCTCTGGGTCGGCACCTGCGTCCGCGAATCCGGACTGCATGCCGTCTGGCGCTACTGGTCCCCATTCATCGGCTGTGCGCTGGGCGTCGCGCTCTTCAGCCGCCTCTGGCGACGAACCCGCGTAGTGACGGATAATGAAATGCTGGAACTGCGCTACAGCGGAAAAGGCGCACAGCTGCTGCGCGGTATCACGGCCGGTGCCGGCGCCCTGCTGCTCTGTCCGATGATTATCGGCTGGGTCTGCAAAGCCATGATCACCATTGCGCAGGAAGCCCTGGGCGTCTCCGGCCAGACCTTCTCCATCCTCGGTATGGAAATGCCGGCCGAAATGGCGGTTACGATTGTCGTAATGGCCTGCGCCATTGTCGTTTCAACCTCCGGCGGTATGATGGGCGCAGCCTACTCGGATTTTCTTCAATTCCTTCTCGCCACACTCGGCACTTTTCTCCTCGCCTGGCTGGCCATTAAAGAGGTCGGCGGACTGAGCTCCATGGTGGAACAGCTGCAGGCTAATGAATCATGGCTCGGACGGGAGATGAACATCGGCCCGCAGATCAGCACAACCATCACCTCCGAAGGACAGCCCGGAATGATGTCGATCTGGAACGCCATCGGATTTTTCGGTATTCTCTGGTGGGGCAATGCCCTGAGCGGCGGACACCAGGCCCAACGGCTGCTTTCCTGTAAAAACACCAAACATGCTTCAAACGCTCTCCTGATGTTTGCCATCATTTATTTTGCGGTTATCTGCTGGCCATGGATCGCCGTCGCACTCTCCTCTCTGATCGTTTTTCCGGATATGGGGGAAGCCGGTCACGATGCGGCTTATCCACGAATGATGCTGCACATTCTGCCGATCGGACTCCGGGGCATTATGATGGGAACCATGATTGCCGCTTTCACCTCCACCGTACAGACCATGTTCAACTGGGGATCGAGCTACATCGTCAATGATATCTATCGCCGGTTCGCCGTACGGGAAGCATCGGACAAACATTACGTCCGGGTTTCGCGCATCGTGACCGTGTCGGTCGGCATACTCGGCGGGTTGATTGCCTTTAAAGCGGACAATATTCTCCAGTTGCTGGATATTTTCTTTGTGGTCGGCGTCTGCTCAACACTGGTCGCCGTGCTGCGCTGGCTCTGGTGGCGCATGACCGTCGAGGGCGAAGTTGCGGCTTTTGTGCTCAACTATGTTCTCGGCATTCTTATGCTTTTCGGGCATCGGATTCTCGGCCTGGAAAAACCGCTGTTTGACCGCCCAATGGGCTGGCTGTTCCACCTGCCCGAAGGAATCAGCTTCACACAAAGCGCCGATATGCTCGGTGCCCGCATGCTGGTCGTGATGTTCATCAGCACTGTCGCGGCCATCATCGTTTCACTGCGAACAAAGCCAACCGATCCGGAACTGCTGACCGCCTTTGTTCAGCGAACACGCATCCACCGTTTCGGCTGGGCACCGGTCATTGACCGGATTGACGGATACAAACCCGCTCAAACACTACCGCAGGTTTTAACAGACTGGGTATTAATCATGGCCACCATATGCTCGCTGCTCTTCACCTTTGCCAATATTCTCAGATACCGTCTTCCTGCTGCTGCCGGCGCTCTGCTCCTATTCGGCGCCCTGCTGTTCTGGGTGGTTCGTCGCACCAGAAATGAATTGGACGAAGACGATGCGTAA
- the gap gene encoding type I glyceraldehyde-3-phosphate dehydrogenase — translation MATKIGINGFGRIGRMVFRAAAAREDIEVVGINDLLDVDYLAYMLKYDSVHGRFGGTVEVKEGALVVDGKEIRITAERDPANLAWGDVDAEVVVESTGFFLTDETARKHIEAGAKKVVLSAPSKDATPMFVCGVNTDSYAGQDIVSNASCTTNCLAPVAKVLNDKFGIEKGLMTTVHAATATQKTVDGPSMKDWRGGRGILENIIPSSTGAAKAVGKVIPELNGKLTGMAFRVPTSDVSVVDLTVTLKNEASYEDICAAMKEASEGALKGILGYTDEAVVATDFRGEVCTSVFDSKAGIQLDGTFVKVVSWYDNEWGYSNKVLDLIKVIAG, via the coding sequence ATGGCTACTAAAATTGGTATTAACGGTTTCGGCCGTATCGGACGTATGGTATTTCGCGCAGCTGCGGCTCGCGAAGACATCGAAGTTGTAGGCATCAACGACCTGCTGGACGTTGATTACCTCGCATACATGCTCAAGTATGACTCTGTACACGGTCGTTTCGGCGGTACTGTTGAAGTAAAAGAAGGTGCCCTCGTTGTAGACGGCAAGGAAATCCGCATCACCGCTGAGCGCGATCCGGCCAACCTCGCCTGGGGCGATGTTGACGCTGAGGTTGTTGTTGAGTCCACCGGGTTCTTCCTGACCGACGAAACTGCACGCAAACACATCGAAGCCGGTGCGAAGAAAGTTGTGCTTTCTGCTCCGTCCAAAGATGCTACCCCGATGTTCGTATGCGGTGTCAACACCGATTCCTACGCGGGTCAGGATATCGTTTCCAACGCTTCCTGCACCACGAACTGTCTGGCTCCGGTTGCCAAGGTTCTGAACGACAAGTTCGGTATCGAAAAAGGTCTGATGACTACCGTTCACGCGGCTACTGCTACACAGAAAACTGTTGACGGTCCGTCCATGAAAGACTGGCGCGGCGGTCGCGGCATTCTGGAAAACATCATCCCGTCTTCCACCGGTGCTGCTAAAGCGGTAGGTAAAGTCATTCCGGAACTCAACGGTAAGCTGACCGGTATGGCCTTCCGTGTTCCGACTTCCGACGTTTCTGTGGTCGACCTGACCGTCACGCTGAAAAACGAAGCTTCCTATGAAGACATCTGCGCGGCAATGAAAGAAGCATCAGAAGGCGCTCTCAAAGGAATCCTCGGTTACACCGATGAGGCTGTTGTTGCCACGGACTTCCGTGGTGAAGTTTGCACCTCCGTATTCGATTCCAAAGCGGGCATCCAGCTGGACGGCACCTTCGTTAAAGTTGTATCCTGGTACGACAACGAGTGGGGCTACTCCAACAAGGTTCTCGACCTGATCAAAGTTATCGCCGGCTAA
- a CDS encoding autotransporter domain-containing protein produces the protein MKKQSIVIFSLICSMSSMAIYQGPSRKAQTDQQIELSWNARFSYNSGGENWSNTLENQYSGSWVFGIDDTTVEQTSGGNVNFTRGGATTDPTTLYLKNNVSGYIGGVNNGGSQTTSTTVLADPGTTFSGSDRAIVLMTYSTTGNGGSHGNWEFIGGDYSGANEAAYIESVGSIVFDSVTFSPGSGGYSAVQILNSSSTTIKNSRDRNDISYIASDASSGDGRSGLHVGGGTGAVSGGGTFIGGDAGGGDSSLVNNTSEQEAFGMGGSGMYFGGAVTFSGSNSYTFAAGDAADATVGGTSSEAWANGGSGASVGSAKGNIDNSIFRGANGGEAEVLKLQYLTAKDTIVELANDSKAFAHGGSGLFVGSGSDTLILNNADASGGTGGSAIVAGTNSYADASGGNGVTSGGNLVINQGFFKGGNAGSASARDGEAYAIGGSGVYASGTVEINGGSFTAGKGGTATTSAFDGAGVTVIDGELDINGGTFKGTSRSSRGLGYGNALWLQDSDLTIDESVADTVIEGNILINDSTGTSATFDAGHITGDIIKIGSGTTALSISENASYTGSFIQDGGGAVDVSLTSTNESKFFSNVDIYDGDLSFSGQEVVTMEGAQFTLYSTNNNTLSFNNGATLSQGTLIDAGFNTASSTGDLNLKKDSTIRVAYDVSRGLEGNLTVTGGDLNFEEGSKFIFDGIADVASGTKKIATADNVGYTGDINDFIDVNFGWLTAVDTNATSTAGGITVSWNYNSLTNSSLSDLDENVLLHVDSVILSTNVDFYSLNAAGQTSGEKLFRYNISQLPDASEAVFQSGQQVNKQIAARGTEFRSMNGFASTKPDFAPEGVAGPTTKTDEEKTMQGWVRVYGSKGNRDAENNFVEYDSTAWGTVIGVDKSFGNLLAGVAGGYGRTDIDAGTAYQSDIETYHGSIYSTYGGESLFIDLALTYGWGTTEEQSDIVNKGEFDYQTYSLYAGAGYAFDLGGKIALTPEASLLASFYDQDEFSRTSILGDATVKEYDTSSYLGSIGVNLATQHQIDWLNRGIAYIPEVRAHYIHEFNADPDDFTYVIGGTAAPFAVRPRDENIFRVGFGLDMWSWKYMNSKFEIDYDALFSDTYWEHIVSGKVTWRF, from the coding sequence ATGAAGAAGCAATCTATCGTCATCTTTTCATTAATCTGCTCTATGAGCAGTATGGCTATTTATCAGGGGCCGTCGAGGAAAGCTCAGACTGACCAACAGATCGAACTGTCATGGAACGCCCGTTTCAGTTATAACAGCGGTGGAGAGAACTGGAGCAACACACTGGAAAACCAATACTCTGGCAGCTGGGTATTTGGCATAGACGACACGACTGTGGAACAAACTTCGGGCGGCAATGTTAACTTTACCCGGGGCGGAGCAACCACCGATCCCACCACCTTATATCTTAAGAACAATGTCAGTGGCTACATCGGCGGAGTCAATAATGGCGGTTCACAGACCACAAGCACAACTGTTCTGGCTGATCCCGGCACAACCTTCAGCGGATCTGATCGCGCTATTGTACTGATGACGTATTCCACCACCGGCAACGGCGGAAGCCATGGTAACTGGGAATTTATCGGCGGAGATTACAGCGGTGCGAATGAAGCGGCCTATATTGAATCAGTCGGCAGTATCGTATTCGACAGCGTCACGTTTTCCCCAGGCAGCGGCGGTTACTCTGCCGTCCAAATCCTCAACTCATCATCAACCACCATTAAAAATTCCAGAGATCGTAACGATATCAGCTACATTGCTTCAGATGCCTCATCTGGGGATGGCCGCTCCGGCCTGCACGTTGGAGGCGGCACCGGAGCTGTATCCGGAGGCGGCACTTTTATCGGGGGAGATGCCGGAGGCGGAGATTCGAGCCTGGTCAACAATACAAGCGAGCAGGAAGCATTCGGCATGGGGGGTAGCGGCATGTATTTTGGCGGAGCGGTTACCTTTAGCGGAAGCAATAGTTACACCTTCGCCGCTGGAGATGCTGCAGATGCCACGGTTGGCGGAACTTCATCTGAAGCCTGGGCAAATGGCGGAAGCGGAGCTTCCGTCGGTTCAGCCAAAGGTAATATCGATAATTCGATTTTCCGCGGTGCCAACGGCGGAGAAGCCGAAGTTTTAAAGCTACAATACCTGACCGCCAAAGATACCATCGTGGAACTGGCCAACGACTCCAAAGCTTTTGCACACGGAGGCAGCGGCCTCTTCGTGGGAAGCGGAAGCGATACACTGATTTTAAACAATGCAGATGCCAGCGGCGGAACTGGCGGCAGCGCGATTGTTGCGGGCACAAACTCATATGCCGATGCGTCGGGGGGCAACGGCGTCACCAGTGGAGGTAATCTGGTTATCAACCAAGGATTTTTCAAGGGAGGAAATGCGGGCAGCGCGTCCGCTCGAGACGGCGAAGCCTACGCCATTGGCGGCAGCGGCGTTTATGCCTCAGGAACGGTTGAAATCAACGGAGGAAGCTTTACCGCCGGTAAAGGAGGAACAGCTACTACATCAGCTTTTGATGGAGCTGGTGTTACCGTTATTGATGGAGAACTCGACATTAACGGAGGCACATTCAAAGGCACGAGCCGGTCATCCCGGGGTCTAGGGTACGGAAATGCCCTTTGGTTGCAGGACAGTGATCTCACTATTGACGAATCCGTTGCGGATACGGTCATTGAAGGTAATATTCTGATCAACGACAGTACCGGAACATCGGCTACGTTTGACGCAGGGCACATTACCGGTGACATCATAAAAATCGGCAGCGGAACCACTGCCCTCTCCATCAGTGAAAACGCCTCCTATACGGGATCATTCATTCAGGATGGCGGAGGAGCCGTAGACGTATCCCTCACCTCCACGAATGAGAGCAAATTTTTCTCTAACGTAGATATTTATGACGGCGATCTTTCATTTTCCGGACAGGAAGTCGTTACTATGGAGGGAGCCCAGTTCACCCTCTACAGCACAAATAACAACACGCTAAGCTTCAACAATGGCGCAACCCTTTCTCAGGGCACATTAATCGATGCTGGATTCAACACAGCTTCTTCAACAGGCGATTTAAACCTCAAGAAGGATTCTACGATCAGAGTAGCTTATGACGTTTCGCGCGGACTCGAAGGAAACCTGACCGTAACCGGCGGAGATTTGAATTTTGAAGAAGGATCCAAATTCATCTTCGACGGTATTGCAGATGTTGCTTCAGGAACTAAAAAAATCGCAACAGCTGACAATGTCGGTTACACCGGAGACATCAATGACTTTATCGACGTCAACTTTGGATGGCTGACGGCGGTTGACACCAATGCAACCAGCACAGCGGGCGGCATCACAGTATCCTGGAACTACAACTCCCTCACCAACTCCTCGCTGAGCGATCTGGATGAAAATGTGCTGTTGCACGTTGACTCCGTAATTCTCAGCACCAACGTTGACTTCTACTCCCTCAATGCTGCAGGTCAAACCAGTGGCGAAAAACTGTTCCGCTACAACATCTCCCAGCTGCCGGATGCTTCCGAAGCTGTATTCCAGTCAGGACAGCAGGTGAACAAACAGATTGCAGCCCGCGGAACAGAATTCCGTTCAATGAACGGATTTGCATCCACCAAACCTGACTTTGCTCCGGAAGGGGTGGCCGGTCCGACCACTAAAACGGATGAGGAAAAAACCATGCAGGGCTGGGTCCGGGTTTACGGCTCAAAAGGTAACCGCGACGCGGAAAATAACTTCGTTGAATACGACAGCACCGCTTGGGGCACTGTGATCGGTGTTGACAAGAGTTTCGGTAATCTACTGGCCGGTGTAGCCGGCGGATACGGCCGTACCGACATCGATGCCGGTACCGCATATCAGTCTGACATTGAAACTTACCACGGGTCTATCTACTCCACTTATGGCGGGGAATCCCTCTTTATTGACCTGGCCCTTACCTATGGCTGGGGAACCACCGAAGAACAAAGCGACATTGTCAATAAGGGCGAATTCGATTATCAAACTTACAGCCTTTATGCCGGAGCGGGATATGCATTCGACCTCGGCGGAAAAATCGCCCTCACCCCGGAAGCATCGCTACTGGCTTCGTTTTACGATCAGGATGAATTCTCCCGAACCAGCATCCTTGGTGACGCAACGGTTAAGGAATATGACACATCATCCTATCTCGGCTCTATTGGAGTGAATCTGGCTACCCAGCATCAGATCGACTGGCTGAATCGGGGTATCGCATACATTCCTGAAGTTCGCGCTCATTACATCCATGAATTCAATGCAGACCCGGATGACTTCACCTATGTGATCGGCGGAACGGCCGCACCTTTTGCAGTACGTCCGCGGGATGAAAATATCTTCCGCGTAGGATTCGGACTGGATATGTGGAGCTGGAAATATATGAACTCCAAATTTGAAATTGATTATGACGCCCTCTTCTCGGACACCTATTGGGAACATATCGTAAGCGGCAAAGTTACTTGGCGTTTCTAA
- a CDS encoding phosphoglycerate kinase produces the protein MNKMTIKDLDVQGKRVLMRVDFNVPVKDGVVGDDTRIQAALPSINYVLENGGSLVLMSHCGRPKGEKNMEFTLKPAADRLAELVEAKVTLAPDVIGDEVKALVEALPAGEILVLENVRFYKEEEGKGCTAEEQEAFAKELASYGDVYVSDAFGTAHRAHASMAVVTKFIDQCAAGFLLEKEIQYLGKTLEAPEKPFVAIIGGAKISGKIDVVVNLMDKCDKILIGGGMAYTFYKAMGKAIGGSLVEEDKVELAGQILKQAEEKGVELLLPIDNTVADAFSADANVKVVEDSIEEGWMALDIGPKTIDLYCEAVANAKTVVWNGPMGCFEMEPFAKGTFSVCEAVAKSDSISIIGGGDSVAAVNLSGVADQMSHVSTGGGASLEFMEGKQLPGIVALTDK, from the coding sequence ATGAATAAAATGACCATTAAGGACCTGGACGTTCAGGGTAAGCGCGTACTGATGCGCGTCGACTTCAACGTTCCGGTAAAAGACGGTGTTGTCGGGGACGACACACGTATTCAGGCCGCCCTGCCTTCCATAAACTATGTGCTCGAAAACGGAGGTTCGCTGGTGCTGATGAGCCACTGCGGACGCCCGAAAGGCGAAAAGAACATGGAGTTCACCCTCAAGCCGGCCGCCGACCGCCTGGCTGAGTTGGTCGAAGCCAAAGTCACGCTCGCTCCCGATGTGATCGGTGACGAAGTGAAAGCCCTTGTTGAAGCCCTGCCGGCCGGTGAAATTCTGGTTCTTGAAAACGTCCGCTTCTATAAAGAAGAAGAGGGTAAAGGCTGTACCGCTGAAGAACAGGAAGCATTTGCAAAAGAGCTGGCTTCCTATGGTGACGTGTATGTTTCCGACGCATTCGGTACCGCCCACCGTGCGCATGCCTCCATGGCTGTGGTTACCAAGTTTATTGATCAGTGCGCCGCCGGCTTCCTGCTCGAAAAAGAGATCCAGTATCTCGGCAAAACCCTCGAAGCGCCGGAAAAACCGTTTGTCGCCATCATCGGCGGAGCGAAGATTTCCGGTAAAATCGACGTCGTCGTAAACCTGATGGACAAATGCGATAAGATTCTCATCGGCGGCGGCATGGCCTACACCTTCTATAAAGCCATGGGCAAGGCCATCGGTGGATCGCTGGTGGAAGAAGATAAAGTTGAACTGGCCGGCCAGATTCTGAAACAGGCGGAAGAAAAGGGCGTTGAGCTGCTGCTTCCGATCGATAACACCGTAGCCGATGCATTTTCTGCGGATGCCAACGTAAAAGTGGTCGAGGATTCTATCGAAGAAGGCTGGATGGCGCTGGATATCGGTCCGAAGACCATCGATCTTTATTGTGAAGCGGTAGCCAATGCCAAGACCGTCGTCTGGAACGGACCGATGGGCTGCTTCGAAATGGAACCCTTCGCGAAAGGTACCTTCTCCGTCTGCGAAGCGGTGGCCAAATCCGACAGCATCAGTATCATCGGCGGCGGCGACTCCGTTGCGGCGGTCAATCTGTCCGGTGTTGCGGATCAGATGAGCCATGTTTCCACCGGCGGTGGTGCTTCCCTGGAATTCATGGAGGGAAAACAGCTTCCGGGCATCGTTGCTCTGACTGATAAGTAA